Proteins found in one Balnearium lithotrophicum genomic segment:
- a CDS encoding transglutaminase-like domain-containing protein, translating into MNRILMTVTLLLTLISQGALGALYKLTETVDVKPQPNSKLVEIWIPIPYESRWQKIRKIEVSSPYPYLLTKEDEYGNRFIYVRKENGIKEPFRIRIETLIDRKEVSPTKRNCPVPARYYLSDRLVPVEKFKKLAEAITKGKKTDLEKMKAIYNYVVSHMRYSKTGKGWGRGDAIWACSAKHGNCTDFHSLFIALCRAAGIPAVFEIGLPINGNGEVKGYHCWVMAFPKGYTYGIDASEASKHPEKRRYYFGHLCDHRIGITRGRDILLNPPQHGERLNYLYKAYEEVDLKPNQDVQTKFKVVKVK; encoded by the coding sequence ATGAATAGAATTTTAATGACAGTAACTCTTCTTTTAACTCTTATCTCTCAGGGAGCCCTTGGAGCTCTCTATAAACTTACGGAAACTGTTGACGTTAAACCTCAACCCAATTCCAAATTGGTAGAAATCTGGATTCCCATTCCCTACGAAAGCAGATGGCAGAAAATCAGAAAAATTGAGGTTTCCTCCCCCTACCCATACCTTTTAACAAAGGAAGATGAGTATGGAAACAGATTTATCTACGTAAGAAAAGAAAATGGAATTAAAGAACCGTTTAGAATCAGAATAGAGACCTTAATAGATAGAAAGGAAGTGTCACCTACAAAGAGAAACTGTCCTGTTCCTGCAAGGTACTACCTTTCAGATAGGCTCGTTCCAGTTGAGAAGTTCAAGAAACTTGCAGAAGCTATAACGAAAGGAAAGAAAACAGACCTTGAGAAGATGAAAGCAATTTACAACTACGTAGTTTCCCATATGAGGTACAGTAAAACAGGAAAAGGTTGGGGAAGGGGAGATGCTATATGGGCCTGTAGCGCAAAGCACGGTAACTGCACCGACTTTCACTCCCTATTCATAGCTCTATGTAGAGCTGCTGGAATTCCTGCTGTCTTTGAAATTGGCCTTCCGATAAATGGAAATGGAGAGGTAAAAGGATACCACTGTTGGGTTATGGCTTTCCCTAAGGGTTATACGTACGGAATAGATGCTTCTGAAGCTTCAAAACACCCTGAAAAGAGAAGGTACTATTTTGGTCACCTTTGCGACCATAGAATCGGTATAACGAGAGGAAGGGATATTCTCCTAAATCCTCCCCAGCATGGCGAGAGACTTAACTACCTGTACAAAGCCTATGAAGAGGTTGATTTAAAACCAAACCAGGATGTTCAGACCAAATTTAAAGTAGTTAAAGTGAAGTAA
- a CDS encoding 4Fe-4S dicluster domain-containing protein: MDRRGFLKVAGLTVLLGARVKIGKAQTEVFKPVLIFDQGRCMSCKACMAACQLENGLNGTPEINLFWIKEREIGEYPKAKLIFDQEKICKQCFDHLCVSACPFDAISVREGGVVVIDEKKCTGCEKCVPACPFDAIVIDKRGKARKCDMCFERAIEEGDIPRCVSVCPSGALIFGNLYKPEGPLAELLNSRPEVRRTLLKNHHSVIVPETENGNPYSYPETKKPKGDRIVNTVCLACNARCGLRVTVKDGKLIQVDGNPYHPYNRSGKEIPYDTPLERSFKAVATTCAKPQMDNDYLYNPYRITQPLKRVGKRGEGKFKPISWEQLIREVSEGGYLFKEIGDNRYYPGIKDVLSDDPVDPEAPELGPKRNQLVWFTGRSQGGRSHFIKRWVLNAIGSKNYLAHTDICGIGFRMGNYALSDGKKAEFKADYWNSKYMLVFGSNIYSAQQPGVNTSGAIIARRIASGELKLVLIDPRAPKAVAHAHRWLPVRPTKDGALAMGFIRVMLERGWFDRDFLSIPSMKSAKRAGRNVYTNATHLVIVDDKHPEAGRILRVRDVKGLKGRREEEVVINPETERPVPSTSVDRALLEWEGEISGIKVATAFKLMKDSVMKHSLSFYARESGIDEKTIEEIAKEFWEHSPYAVAYAYHGGGNYVGGTYASYALAMMNALVGNINKKGGYLCNGRGAASWQRGLYDLKKFPGMKKPKGVKISREKAKYEKSTEFKKKGYPSKLPWFSFTKGGLSVSAISGIDQKYPYPAKVVITYFSDLIYSMPGGRRFIETLKDHGKVPLYISIDTTINETNIYADYIVPDVTYLEGHYGFLTPHAPGCQFTAVRTPVVEPLTGRTKDGRPFCMETFIIDVSRYLKLPGYGERAIPGKDGKLYPLVTPEDYYLRGISNLAYNANVKRAPREEVKFVDENYPVSKFKNTLSKEEWERVCTVLVRGGVFVPYEKTFDKNGNFKFGIPKVCIWNEKLGTSRNSLTGEKLWGTLQYYPSTDYFGKPIEEVDKEYPFNVITYKSALHTQSRTIVYNQALIYDPDFELKVNPEDAKKLGIRDGDRVRVYSKSNKEGVVTKVKVTNLVRPGTVAYSHHFGHWQHGASPVYIEGAPKVLLGGEKVARGNWTRVDKRRGVGVTMNKLTRLDEKLFNLPLVEPIGGIPDFSSTRVKIEKI, translated from the coding sequence ATGGATAGAAGGGGGTTTCTTAAAGTAGCTGGACTTACTGTACTTTTAGGTGCCAGAGTAAAAATCGGAAAGGCTCAAACTGAAGTATTTAAGCCTGTTCTTATTTTCGACCAGGGAAGGTGTATGAGCTGTAAGGCATGTATGGCAGCATGCCAGCTTGAAAACGGACTGAATGGGACTCCCGAAATTAACCTCTTTTGGATAAAGGAGAGGGAAATAGGAGAGTATCCAAAGGCAAAATTAATCTTTGACCAGGAGAAGATATGCAAACAGTGCTTTGACCATCTGTGCGTTTCTGCATGTCCATTTGATGCAATTTCTGTAAGGGAAGGAGGAGTCGTTGTTATAGATGAGAAAAAGTGTACAGGATGCGAAAAGTGTGTTCCTGCATGCCCCTTTGATGCAATAGTAATTGATAAAAGAGGAAAGGCAAGAAAGTGCGATATGTGTTTTGAGAGAGCTATTGAGGAAGGAGATATTCCAAGGTGTGTCTCTGTCTGTCCAAGTGGAGCTCTTATTTTCGGGAACCTGTACAAACCAGAAGGGCCGTTGGCCGAGCTTTTAAACTCAAGGCCTGAAGTGAGAAGAACCCTCCTTAAAAACCACCACTCAGTGATAGTTCCAGAGACAGAAAATGGAAACCCCTATTCCTACCCAGAAACTAAGAAGCCAAAGGGAGACAGAATCGTTAATACGGTATGTCTGGCCTGTAATGCCCGCTGCGGACTTAGGGTTACGGTGAAGGATGGGAAGTTGATTCAAGTAGATGGAAATCCATACCACCCTTACAACCGTTCAGGAAAGGAAATACCCTACGATACACCTCTTGAAAGGAGCTTTAAGGCCGTTGCAACAACTTGTGCAAAACCCCAAATGGACAACGATTACCTCTACAATCCCTACAGAATAACACAACCTTTAAAGAGAGTAGGAAAAAGGGGAGAGGGGAAGTTTAAGCCCATAAGCTGGGAACAGCTCATAAGGGAGGTTTCTGAAGGGGGATATCTTTTTAAGGAGATAGGGGATAACAGGTACTATCCGGGAATAAAGGACGTTCTCTCAGACGACCCTGTTGACCCGGAAGCTCCGGAACTTGGACCTAAACGCAACCAGTTGGTCTGGTTTACAGGTCGCTCTCAGGGGGGCAGAAGCCACTTTATAAAGAGGTGGGTACTCAATGCAATAGGAAGTAAGAACTACCTGGCACATACCGATATCTGCGGTATCGGTTTTAGGATGGGTAACTATGCACTTTCAGATGGAAAGAAGGCAGAGTTTAAGGCAGACTACTGGAACAGCAAGTACATGTTGGTCTTTGGTTCAAACATCTACTCTGCCCAACAGCCGGGAGTAAATACATCGGGAGCAATAATAGCAAGGAGAATAGCCTCTGGAGAGTTAAAGCTTGTTCTAATAGACCCGAGAGCTCCAAAGGCAGTCGCCCATGCTCACAGGTGGCTTCCTGTAAGGCCAACTAAGGACGGAGCTCTTGCAATGGGATTTATTAGGGTAATGCTTGAAAGAGGGTGGTTCGACAGGGATTTCCTCTCTATACCATCAATGAAGTCTGCAAAAAGGGCAGGGAGGAACGTTTACACAAATGCTACTCACCTGGTAATTGTCGACGATAAACACCCGGAAGCTGGAAGAATTCTCAGAGTAAGGGATGTAAAAGGGCTGAAAGGAAGACGGGAAGAGGAAGTGGTAATTAACCCTGAAACAGAGAGGCCTGTCCCTTCAACCTCTGTAGATAGAGCTCTCCTTGAGTGGGAAGGAGAAATTAGCGGAATAAAGGTCGCGACGGCGTTTAAACTCATGAAGGACAGTGTTATGAAACACTCTTTATCCTTCTATGCCAGGGAATCGGGTATTGATGAGAAAACGATAGAAGAAATTGCAAAGGAGTTCTGGGAACACTCTCCGTACGCAGTTGCATACGCCTACCACGGAGGTGGCAACTATGTTGGTGGAACGTACGCTAGTTACGCCCTTGCAATGATGAACGCTCTCGTTGGAAACATAAACAAAAAGGGTGGTTACCTCTGCAACGGCAGGGGAGCTGCAAGCTGGCAAAGAGGTCTGTACGACCTTAAGAAGTTCCCGGGAATGAAAAAGCCCAAGGGAGTAAAAATATCAAGGGAGAAGGCAAAGTACGAAAAATCAACAGAATTTAAGAAGAAAGGCTATCCCTCAAAGCTTCCATGGTTCTCATTCACAAAGGGAGGACTATCCGTCTCCGCAATCTCTGGAATAGACCAGAAGTATCCATATCCAGCTAAGGTTGTTATTACCTACTTCTCAGACCTCATTTACAGCATGCCTGGAGGAAGGAGATTCATAGAAACACTCAAAGACCATGGAAAGGTTCCCCTCTACATCTCTATTGACACGACAATAAACGAGACAAACATCTATGCAGACTATATAGTCCCCGATGTAACTTACCTCGAAGGCCACTATGGATTTCTGACACCTCACGCTCCGGGGTGCCAGTTTACAGCTGTAAGAACACCTGTCGTTGAACCGCTAACAGGAAGAACAAAGGATGGAAGACCATTCTGTATGGAGACCTTTATTATCGACGTATCAAGGTACTTAAAACTTCCTGGATACGGAGAGAGAGCAATTCCTGGAAAGGACGGAAAACTCTATCCACTTGTAACTCCTGAAGACTATTATCTGAGGGGTATTTCAAACCTTGCATACAATGCAAACGTTAAAAGAGCTCCAAGGGAGGAGGTCAAGTTTGTTGATGAAAACTATCCAGTTTCAAAGTTTAAAAACACTCTCTCAAAGGAAGAGTGGGAAAGAGTATGTACAGTCCTTGTAAGAGGAGGTGTTTTCGTTCCTTACGAGAAAACCTTTGATAAAAACGGTAACTTCAAATTTGGAATTCCAAAGGTATGTATCTGGAACGAAAAACTTGGAACGAGCAGAAATTCACTGACCGGGGAAAAACTATGGGGAACTCTCCAATACTATCCATCAACTGACTACTTTGGAAAGCCAATTGAAGAAGTAGATAAAGAGTATCCTTTTAACGTAATTACCTACAAGTCGGCACTACACACACAGTCAAGGACTATTGTCTACAACCAGGCTCTCATCTATGACCCCGATTTTGAGCTTAAGGTAAATCCTGAAGATGCTAAAAAATTGGGAATAAGGGACGGAGATAGAGTAAGGGTTTACTCAAAGAGTAACAAAGAGGGGGTAGTTACAAAAGTTAAAGTTACAAACCTCGTTCGTCCGGGAACGGTTGCCTACTCCCATCACTTTGGCCACTGGCAGCACGGAGCATCACCCGTTTACATAGAGGGAGCTCCTAAAGTTCTCTTAGGAGGAGAAAAGGTTGCAAGAGGAAACTGGACAAGGGTTGATAAGAGGAGAGGCGTTGGAGTCACAATGAACAAACTGACAAGACTTGATGAAAAGCTCTTCAATCTCCCATTAGTTGAACCTATAGGAGGAATTCCCGATTTCAGTAGTACAAGAGTAAAGATAGAAAAGATTTAG
- a CDS encoding DUF2155 domain-containing protein has translation MNLRTALIGLAVCLTAFSCGEKKAETSSKQTTKSEVAPKPLTSLEEGNQSKLPPGHPPVNKELPPGHPAVNKDIMSMHTSKGMTKFDRPINIPEEVQKTWKVATLDIVDKASGKVVKEFKAHKGDTLKYEGLQIKVLYIVPHLVLDNGYTSGSNEPQNPAVLIEVKENGKTIYAGPIYQKFPSMYNINHPKFVILLKGISKG, from the coding sequence ATGAACTTAAGGACAGCACTGATAGGTTTAGCTGTGTGTTTGACTGCCTTTTCATGTGGAGAAAAAAAGGCAGAAACTTCCTCAAAACAGACTACAAAAAGTGAAGTTGCTCCTAAACCCTTAACTTCCCTCGAAGAAGGGAACCAATCCAAACTTCCTCCAGGACATCCTCCGGTGAACAAGGAACTCCCTCCTGGCCACCCTGCGGTTAACAAGGACATCATGTCAATGCACACGAGTAAGGGAATGACAAAGTTTGACCGTCCAATAAACATTCCTGAGGAGGTTCAAAAAACCTGGAAGGTTGCGACCTTAGATATCGTTGATAAGGCCTCAGGAAAGGTTGTCAAAGAGTTCAAAGCTCATAAGGGGGATACTTTAAAGTACGAAGGGCTTCAGATAAAAGTTCTCTACATTGTTCCCCACTTAGTTCTCGACAACGGCTACACTTCAGGTTCTAACGAACCTCAAAACCCTGCTGTTCTCATAGAGGTTAAGGAAAACGGAAAAACAATATACGCTGGACCTATCTACCAGAAGTTTCCATCGATGTACAACATAAACCACCCTAAGTTTGTAATTCTCCTAAAGGGTATATCAAAAGGTTAA
- a CDS encoding CBS domain-containing protein, with the protein MPVKDLIKRKVVVIEPDDPVKLAAKRMEDKLVGSLVVIDGDKPIGIITDRDIAIRVVGGEKSPDTPVREVMTKDPITISEDASFFELTKTFRDSAVRRLIVVDKEGRLVGLISIDDVMELLTTEFANLISAIRG; encoded by the coding sequence ATGCCTGTTAAAGACCTAATAAAGAGAAAAGTTGTTGTTATTGAGCCAGACGACCCAGTAAAGCTTGCCGCAAAGAGAATGGAGGACAAGTTAGTAGGAAGCTTAGTTGTCATTGATGGGGATAAACCAATAGGAATTATTACAGACAGGGACATTGCAATAAGGGTTGTTGGAGGGGAAAAGTCTCCAGATACTCCTGTCAGAGAGGTAATGACAAAGGACCCAATAACAATTAGTGAGGATGCTTCCTTCTTTGAGCTTACAAAGACATTCAGAGATAGTGCAGTTAGAAGGCTTATAGTTGTTGATAAGGAAGGAAGGTTAGTTGGTTTAATTTCAATTGACGATGTGATGGAGCTCCTTACAACAGAGTTTGCAAATTTGATTAGTGCTATAAGGGGATAG
- a CDS encoding segregation and condensation protein A — protein MEIRVETPVFEGPLDLLVYLIKKRDLSIYDIPIAEITEEFLNYIYTMQELNIPLASEFLLMAATLARIKSEYLIPKEESEDPRRELVQIIEEYLKSKEAAKKLEKLEEEALRSFTHDPSDLIFQFQDRIKISNTVNDLKEAFKRVLEKEERKNKFKIGIRISSETFKVSDKIEEIKNEMKEKYLIPFTEFLRKSSCKAELITYFLAILELSRLGEITTFTDGEEIFISRLFPLNRSTKLLIAK, from the coding sequence ATGGAAATAAGGGTAGAGACTCCTGTTTTTGAGGGGCCTTTAGACCTTTTAGTTTACCTTATAAAGAAGAGGGATTTAAGCATATACGATATTCCTATTGCAGAGATTACTGAGGAATTTCTCAACTACATATACACAATGCAGGAGCTCAACATTCCCCTTGCCTCTGAGTTCCTCCTGATGGCCGCTACTCTTGCAAGAATAAAGTCTGAGTACCTCATTCCTAAGGAAGAGAGTGAGGACCCGAGAAGGGAACTGGTTCAAATAATAGAGGAGTACCTAAAGTCAAAAGAGGCAGCGAAGAAGTTAGAGAAACTGGAGGAGGAGGCTTTAAGGTCTTTTACCCATGACCCTTCTGATTTGATATTTCAGTTTCAGGATAGGATAAAGATTTCAAATACTGTTAACGATTTAAAGGAGGCTTTTAAGAGGGTTTTAGAGAAAGAGGAGAGAAAAAATAAGTTTAAGATAGGTATAAGAATTTCAAGTGAGACTTTTAAGGTTTCCGATAAGATAGAAGAGATAAAAAATGAAATGAAGGAGAAATACTTAATTCCTTTTACAGAATTTTTAAGAAAAAGTTCCTGTAAGGCTGAGCTTATAACCTACTTCTTAGCGATTTTGGAGCTTTCAAGATTGGGAGAGATAACAACTTTTACAGATGGAGAAGAAATTTTCATTTCCCGCCTCTTTCCCTTGAATAGGAGTACTAAACTATTAATTGCTAAATAA
- a CDS encoding lytic transglycosylase domain-containing protein, translated as MELEKTDLREVVLLLSSSSCSKEVVSNLPLPKNPYGKLEIAKALKEIGSEEKAKEIYSEIFKETNSLDEDILTENSGKIEYLFKPKVLRRKVWRAAKNREIGKALFYLDYLKDDPFYGYLLAYTLLKAGKRELSKKFFKMASDTVPESFFFLTYLSKEYPEKFFYYEKLMKSSARKSFKRLASVYILDKFFMNDFGLFRKALELSRVFPDIYNYYLARYYVFNFQCEKLKKLPQSREVRALEEACGVKHFKWKGKTDFYSLLLSPPKKFLVGRKSVFRSLKLRNKGLLELYKNNLCYVISLIDRPSPQNALAQYLCGNYKKGIKLALPFRKKINKYPYLLAVLYPKPSVFENDVYSLSIARQESLFEKRALSRSGAIGLMQIMPKTGKYIAKKLKVSSFKSSDLFDEETNYRFGSYYIHNLLREFKLFPLAAAGYNGGPSRVRRAIKLFKFPKTPKDLILLNEVFIPFSETRNYVKRTYVNLYFYSNLYGKGNEWKIFSRHQQKDSREH; from the coding sequence TTGGAACTGGAAAAAACAGATTTAAGGGAAGTTGTTCTATTACTCTCCTCATCCAGCTGCTCGAAAGAAGTAGTATCTAATCTTCCACTGCCAAAAAATCCCTATGGAAAATTAGAAATAGCTAAAGCGTTAAAGGAAATTGGTAGTGAAGAAAAAGCTAAAGAAATCTACTCAGAAATCTTCAAGGAGACCAACTCCTTAGATGAGGATATCTTAACCGAAAATTCAGGAAAAATTGAATATCTGTTTAAACCAAAAGTTTTAAGAAGAAAAGTTTGGAGAGCAGCGAAGAATAGGGAAATTGGGAAGGCTCTCTTTTACTTAGACTATCTCAAGGATGATCCATTTTACGGGTACCTCTTAGCCTATACACTTTTAAAGGCAGGAAAGAGGGAACTTTCTAAAAAGTTTTTTAAAATGGCATCGGACACCGTTCCGGAGAGCTTTTTCTTTCTGACCTATCTGTCAAAGGAGTATCCAGAGAAATTTTTTTACTATGAAAAACTGATGAAGAGCTCGGCAAGAAAGTCCTTTAAGAGACTGGCATCCGTTTACATTTTAGACAAGTTTTTTATGAACGATTTCGGCCTATTCAGGAAAGCCCTTGAGCTGTCACGGGTCTTTCCAGACATATACAACTACTACTTAGCAAGGTACTACGTATTCAACTTCCAGTGCGAAAAGTTAAAGAAACTACCACAGAGTAGAGAAGTAAGGGCTCTTGAGGAGGCCTGTGGTGTTAAGCATTTCAAATGGAAGGGAAAGACCGATTTTTACTCCCTTCTCCTATCTCCTCCAAAAAAATTTTTAGTTGGAAGAAAGAGTGTTTTTAGAAGCTTAAAATTAAGGAACAAAGGACTTTTAGAGCTCTACAAAAACAATCTATGCTATGTTATCTCCCTAATAGATAGGCCATCTCCCCAAAATGCCCTTGCCCAGTATCTCTGTGGTAACTATAAGAAGGGTATTAAATTGGCCCTTCCCTTTAGGAAAAAAATAAATAAGTATCCTTATTTACTTGCAGTTCTCTATCCTAAACCTTCTGTTTTCGAGAATGACGTCTACTCCCTTTCAATTGCAAGACAGGAGAGTCTCTTTGAAAAGAGAGCTCTCTCAAGAAGTGGAGCAATAGGGTTAATGCAGATAATGCCAAAAACGGGAAAATACATTGCTAAAAAACTAAAGGTCTCTTCGTTTAAATCCTCAGACCTCTTTGATGAGGAGACGAACTACAGATTTGGCTCATACTACATACACAATCTCCTTAGAGAATTTAAACTCTTCCCACTTGCAGCAGCTGGGTACAACGGAGGTCCTTCAAGGGTGAGGAGAGCTATCAAACTCTTTAAGTTTCCCAAGACTCCTAAAGATTTGATACTCTTAAATGAGGTTTTCATTCCATTTTCTGAAACGAGAAACTACGTTAAAAGAACCTACGTTAATCTGTACTTCTATTCAAACCTCTATGGAAAGGGAAACGAGTGGAAGATTTTCTCGAGGCATCAACAGAAAGATTCGAGAGAGCATTAA
- a CDS encoding BFD-like (2Fe-2S) protein: MAGLVYYYFGCTDEDIKNDVLKHRGISTIASKIVGMKKEGLCQCEVKHPEGR, translated from the coding sequence GTGGCAGGACTTGTTTATTACTATTTTGGATGTACAGATGAAGACATTAAAAACGATGTTCTCAAACATAGAGGAATATCCACAATTGCCAGTAAGATTGTAGGGATGAAGAAGGAAGGACTTTGCCAGTGTGAGGTAAAGCATCCTGAAGGGAGGTGA
- the trmFO gene encoding FADH(2)-oxidizing methylenetetrahydrofolate--tRNA-(uracil(54)-C(5))-methyltransferase TrmFO, which translates to MEKVINVIGGGLAGVEAAYRAAEEGKKVVLFEMRPRKSTPAHKTDKLAELVCSNTLGGIDITTPRGLLKAEMEKIGSLIIEAAKKTSVPAGGALAVDREKFSEYITEKIEKNPNIEVIREEITEIPKEGVTVVATGPLTSDKFSEFLRNYLGEEEFHFYDAISPIVYADTIDYSKCFWGSRYGKGGDDYLNCPMTKEEYERFYRALMEAEKVPLKDFEKACYFEGCMPIEEMAERGEKTLLFGPLKPVGLIDPRTGKQPYAVVQLRKENREGTLLNLVGFQTKLKYPEQKRVFRLIPGLENAEFARYGSIHRNTFINSPKLLMRTLQLKKNPNVLFAGQITGVEGYPESAATGIVAGINASRLVEGKDAVYPPETTMIGALLKYITSADPKHFQPMNANFGLLPPPDRKIRGKLNRRKYLAKRALEDLEKWLGSL; encoded by the coding sequence ATGGAAAAGGTTATTAACGTCATAGGTGGTGGTTTAGCCGGTGTTGAGGCTGCTTACAGGGCTGCAGAAGAGGGAAAGAAAGTTGTACTCTTTGAAATGAGACCACGGAAATCCACTCCAGCTCACAAAACGGACAAGTTAGCAGAGCTTGTCTGTTCAAACACTCTTGGTGGGATTGATATAACTACACCAAGAGGCCTTTTAAAGGCAGAAATGGAAAAGATAGGTTCATTAATTATAGAAGCGGCCAAGAAAACGAGTGTCCCTGCCGGCGGAGCTCTTGCAGTTGATAGGGAGAAGTTTTCAGAGTATATAACAGAAAAAATAGAGAAAAATCCAAATATAGAAGTTATTAGAGAGGAAATTACCGAAATTCCAAAAGAGGGAGTAACAGTTGTTGCAACTGGTCCCTTAACCTCTGATAAGTTTTCAGAATTTTTGAGAAATTACTTAGGAGAGGAGGAGTTCCACTTCTACGATGCCATTTCTCCAATAGTTTATGCAGATACTATCGACTACTCTAAGTGTTTCTGGGGGTCAAGGTACGGAAAGGGAGGGGACGATTACCTTAACTGTCCTATGACTAAAGAGGAGTACGAGAGGTTTTACAGGGCTCTGATGGAGGCAGAAAAGGTTCCTCTGAAGGACTTTGAGAAGGCCTGTTACTTCGAAGGGTGTATGCCAATAGAGGAGATGGCAGAGAGGGGAGAAAAAACATTACTCTTTGGTCCTTTAAAGCCTGTTGGTTTAATAGACCCAAGAACAGGAAAACAGCCTTATGCAGTTGTTCAGCTGAGAAAGGAAAACAGGGAAGGAACTCTTTTAAATTTGGTAGGTTTTCAGACAAAGCTAAAATATCCTGAACAGAAAAGGGTCTTTAGGCTCATTCCGGGCTTAGAGAATGCAGAATTTGCAAGATACGGGAGTATCCATAGAAATACGTTTATAAATTCTCCAAAACTCCTTATGAGAACTCTACAGCTCAAAAAGAACCCTAACGTCCTCTTTGCAGGCCAAATAACGGGAGTTGAGGGCTATCCTGAATCTGCTGCTACAGGTATAGTTGCAGGAATCAATGCATCGAGGTTGGTTGAGGGGAAAGATGCAGTCTATCCTCCAGAAACAACAATGATTGGGGCTCTCCTTAAGTACATAACATCTGCTGACCCTAAACACTTCCAGCCCATGAATGCCAATTTCGGCCTTCTTCCTCCTCCTGATAGGAAAATAAGAGGTAAACTTAACAGGAGAAAGTATTTAGCTAAAAGGGCTTTAGAGGATTTAGAGAAATGGTTAGGAAGTTTATAG
- a CDS encoding LysM peptidoglycan-binding domain-containing protein, with protein MVRKFIVSLLLSVFLFSNALSNVYQINIVKERKQKKSKNSFILYVVKKGDYLSEILEKFSIPLKFLYRIVEMNGIRNPNFIYPGQKLKIPSFSLTGHKARKINSDTYEKLDLLRKLGAKIDDKGYIFLGDRKISLRKNPKIIVGNREYLVDFGNLSVKDIKFLTSVGINVLEPKQLGKIIDKFIESNFSQVLKNGKFILGASDILIYKYDYLVYDTVSGRRIVINKEPDTPPALRGLLNSYGIYVVEPKFVNPNPSEGLGKLVILKGEGISKISNLLFLLTGKKFKRIEDGVIFPDLKIAVVYDSITPEESVKLKLEGNRVSVLTGNFLYDVKNILSLVPVANKEVVLVLNEPPETNGKRAQFKKRGLLITTQKRTWFMVDDVEKPEEIPYLRYRGVNLIFY; from the coding sequence ATGGTTAGGAAGTTTATAGTTTCCCTTCTTCTTTCAGTTTTCCTATTTTCTAATGCACTTTCCAACGTTTATCAAATTAACATTGTCAAGGAAAGAAAACAAAAGAAAAGTAAGAATAGTTTCATTCTTTACGTAGTAAAAAAAGGTGACTATCTCTCAGAAATTTTAGAAAAGTTTTCTATTCCTCTTAAATTTCTCTACCGTATAGTAGAAATGAACGGTATAAGAAACCCTAACTTTATCTATCCTGGCCAGAAATTAAAAATACCTTCATTCTCCCTTACAGGACATAAAGCAAGAAAAATTAACTCTGATACGTATGAAAAATTGGATTTGCTCAGGAAATTGGGAGCTAAGATAGATGATAAGGGATACATATTTTTGGGAGATAGAAAGATTTCTCTTAGGAAAAATCCAAAAATTATAGTGGGAAACCGTGAGTATTTAGTAGATTTTGGGAACCTGTCTGTAAAAGATATCAAATTTTTAACTTCAGTAGGAATTAATGTTTTGGAACCAAAGCAGTTGGGAAAAATCATCGATAAATTTATAGAATCCAATTTCTCTCAGGTTTTAAAGAATGGAAAATTTATTCTCGGAGCAAGTGACATACTCATCTACAAGTACGATTACTTAGTCTATGATACAGTCTCTGGGAGGAGGATTGTTATTAATAAGGAACCTGATACTCCACCTGCCTTAAGAGGACTTTTAAACTCCTACGGAATTTATGTTGTTGAACCTAAGTTTGTTAACCCAAACCCATCAGAGGGACTTGGTAAACTGGTAATTTTAAAGGGAGAGGGAATAAGCAAAATTTCCAACCTCCTGTTTCTACTAACCGGAAAAAAATTCAAAAGGATAGAGGACGGAGTTATCTTTCCAGACTTAAAAATTGCAGTGGTTTACGATTCAATAACTCCTGAAGAGTCTGTAAAGCTTAAACTTGAGGGAAATAGAGTTTCTGTTTTAACAGGAAATTTCCTCTACGATGTCAAGAATATTCTCTCGTTGGTTCCAGTCGCCAACAAGGAAGTAGTACTTGTTCTAAATGAACCTCCAGAGACAAACGGTAAAAGAGCCCAGTTTAAGAAGAGGGGACTTCTCATAACAACTCAAAAGAGGACCTGGTTTATGGTTGACGATGTGGAGAAACCGGAGGAGATACCTTACCTCCGGTACAGGGGCGTAAATTTAATTTTCTACTGA